The following DNA comes from Candidatus Saccharimonadales bacterium.
CGGCGTCGTTGGATTTGGCAATTGTCAGTTCGGCATCCTGGTAGTTGCCGACGTAGCACTTGATCTTAGCGCCGGGCAGAGGGCGGATGAGGTATTCGTTGTAGTCAGTCGCAACACCCTCGCCGTTGGGGTAACCGTTATGTCCCCGATAATCACACTTGATGCTTCCTTGGATCCAGCCTTTTTTTAGCTTCTCGCTCAATTTGTAGGTAGTGAAGGGCTTAATGTCGTCAAACTCGGCTTCGCCCGCGTAATCGGTAGTCTCGCAATAGTCGTGCCCGCCCCAACAGCCGTGGTTCCAGAAATTTGATTGTGAACCAAAGTTTTGGTTGAACGGCAGGTTATGGTCGTCTTCACAACTACCATAACTGCCAAGGTTGATGATGTTGAAGTCCTCGTTACACTTATCCAAGAAGAACTTCCAATCCGGCAGTTTGGGCTCTTCATACTTGTCAAACTCACCGTTTTGGTTGAGATCATGGTATTTGATGACCTCGACTTCAGCTTTCTCCACGTTGAGGAAGATACACTTCAGTGTCTCACCGATGCCGACCCATTCGATCGTCTTGTTGTCGGGACGGTGGTCAAAGCCGAAACCAAACGGGTTAGAAAACAGCGAATTGTTTAACAACAGTTCCGGGTTGTCACCGAGTTTGAAGCACTTGACATAGGTCGTCCAGCCGCGCTCCTCGTCCTCGCTGATTTTTATCAAACCGGCCTTGTTCAGCTCGATCTCTTTTTCGTTGTCTATCCACCAGGTAAATGGGTTAGTGTCTAGCTTGAAGTCGTGCTCGTCCCACGGGTGGAAGATGTTCTTGACCTCAAAGTCAAACTTCTCTTGGCTTACGAATGGGTTGTGCCCGCCGTCGAGGGTAATCTTCTTAACAATCACTCTCGGAGCGATGTCATGATTCACAATCTTACAGGTGACTCTGTCCGCCAAACCAAGTTTGACGTAATAATTGCCCTCATGGTACCTTACGTAACCGCCGTCGCACTCCCAGCCACTGGCTCGGTAACCGTCAGGGCCGTACTCGCTCAGCTTGTACCATTTGTCTGTTTGAACGTCGTACCACTGGGTAGAGGCAAAATTACCATACTGGGCTTGCTCGCCGTATTCGTCGATCACGGTATAGACACCGTCGGCCGCTGTCAGCCGAAAATCAGAAGCTAAGGCCTTACCGCCATTATTATTGTAGACAATCTTCTTGAGCCGCAACATTGGGCCGATTGACGTATTGGTAATCTCACACGTTACGTCGGCTCCTAAGCGCATTCGAACACTGTCGCTACCGTTAGGCTGAGAGAAAGTGCCAGCCGAACTTGTACAGACCCACTCGCCGGCTTCATAGCCGTCGGGCCCGGCCTCGCTGAGCGTATAGGTTGTTCCGGCCTTAAGCGGAACGTCAATGAAACCATCCTCACCGTTGCCTGAGGTCGCGTCGCCGGTGTCCGGCTGCGCTGTCAACAACCAATCTTTTGGTTCGGCATCATCACCAAACTTGTCCTCGACAATCTTCTTAAGCGTTAAGATTGGCGCGATGTCATTATTGGTGATAATACAGGTCTGCGTTTGACCACTGACAATGGTGACCTGATAGCAGCTCGTGTAGGTGGTCGCATAGCCGTTAACAGTCGGCTCGGTGATATCGTAACTACCACCAGCCGGTAGTGTAAGCACGTTTTGTCCCATGAGTTCGTTGGCCGCGTCTTCGTTAAAGTAAGTCGGCGTACCATCATTGAGCTTGAATCTGAAGTCGCCGGCAGTCATAGTGCCCCCGTCGTCATTAATAACGACTTTCTTAACCTTCAGCTCACCCTCAGGCCGCTCTTGGTTACCAAACTTGAGTTGTTCATCCTCGTCTTTAGTCAAGGTTATGTCAAAGCACCACTCGGCCTCATCGGTTTCGCCAGACTGATTTGATACGCCAGTGTTACTTCCTGGTGCGGTCTGCGCCCAGCTCGTTTTTTGTACCTCGCAAACAAAGTACTGACCTAATATTAAGTCCTCAAACTCTAGCCAACTACTATCATCGGTCTGACCGTTATCAACAAGCTGCCAGTTGGCGTTGTACAACCTAATTGTCCAGTCTTCCAAATACGGCTCGTCGTTAGCTTTAAGTCCGCTACCATTTTTGTCATTGAATTTTTTGACTTTGATATCACCAGTCGGCAACTCCTGATTACCAAACCTCACGGATTCGTCATCGTCATCAACGGTGACCTGCCAGCAACGCGCAGCTTCTTCGGCCTTGTTAGGAGAATCATTGGCGACACCTTCGTCAGATTCCGGGTCGGTCTGTGCCCAACCAGATTGGTTTTTCTCGCAGACAAAATATGTCCCATACGGCAAGTCTTCAAATTCTACCCAGTTAGAGTCACTGGTAGTAAGTTCCTCGAGGAAATTCCAATTGCTGTCGTAAAGCCGGATTTTCCATCCGCCGACATCATCATTTTCACCGCCGTCAAGCCGTCCGTCGCCGTCTTTGTCTTCATACTTTTTGACTTTGATATCGCCTGTCCTGACATTGTCGTAACAGACAATTACGTGGCTGACGTCTGATTGCTGACCGCCCGAGTTATCCGGAGCCGCCAATGGGAAATCAAATACCGGGTCGTAGGACTGATTGCCATTGCCTTCGTTACCGCCGCTGCTGCCGCCTTTGACAATAATCTTTGTAATTGTGACACCGTCGCCGCTGGCGGAGCCGACCTCGGTCTTACCATTATCCACAATCTCAATGGTGATCGGGTCGAGCACGAGTGTGCCGGTATCGAGTTCGTTATCGTTATTTTGATCAAAATTATCGTCGTCAAACTTGACGCCGCCATCATATGATCCGCACCAATAAGCTACGTCGTTAGGATTAGGGTCTTGGCGGGTAGCTCCTAGGGGTTGAACGGCCAAGAAGGGTGTTATTAGTTGACTTAAAACAAAAACACCGGTCACTCCGATTTGCGATAGCTCTCGGATTGTCCGGCTTAGTTTATAAAAACGTTTCTTTAACTTGTTAAGCACTGCCAATTCCTCCTATAAACCACCCTTGATTTATAAAACATAGCAACCCCACAGCTGCGTATATGCTAATAAACTACTCCTAAAGACACAGGGTTGTCAATATAGCAAATCGCTTGTGCTTTTATTCAAACAGGGCGTGTTTTAACCGGTCTAGCAGGGATGGGCTGGCGGAACCGCCGCAACCAGCCGGATCGACGTTGGCATTAAATTCGGCTGCATTAGAGGATGTTTGGGCAAATTCGGACTCGAGCGTGTTAATCGTGCCAAAGCTGATCAACAACCGATCGGTATCACCGACCACCCGGTTAGCAGCAGAGTTAATGATTTGTCCGTTAAGCATAAAG
Coding sequences within:
- a CDS encoding SdrD B-like domain-containing protein: MLNKLKKRFYKLSRTIRELSQIGVTGVFVLSQLITPFLAVQPLGATRQDPNPNDVAYWCGSYDGGVKFDDDNFDQNNDNELDTGTLVLDPITIEIVDNGKTEVGSASGDGVTITKIIVKGGSSGGNEGNGNQSYDPVFDFPLAAPDNSGGQQSDVSHVIVCYDNVRTGDIKVKKYEDKDGDGRLDGGENDDVGGWKIRLYDSNWNFLEELTTSDSNWVEFEDLPYGTYFVCEKNQSGWAQTDPESDEGVANDSPNKAEEAARCWQVTVDDDDESVRFGNQELPTGDIKVKKFNDKNGSGLKANDEPYLEDWTIRLYNANWQLVDNGQTDDSSWLEFEDLILGQYFVCEVQKTSWAQTAPGSNTGVSNQSGETDEAEWCFDITLTKDEDEQLKFGNQERPEGELKVKKVVINDDGGTMTAGDFRFKLNDGTPTYFNEDAANELMGQNVLTLPAGGSYDITEPTVNGYATTYTSCYQVTIVSGQTQTCIITNNDIAPILTLKKIVEDKFGDDAEPKDWLLTAQPDTGDATSGNGEDGFIDVPLKAGTTYTLSEAGPDGYEAGEWVCTSSAGTFSQPNGSDSVRMRLGADVTCEITNTSIGPMLRLKKIVYNNNGGKALASDFRLTAADGVYTVIDEYGEQAQYGNFASTQWYDVQTDKWYKLSEYGPDGYRASGWECDGGYVRYHEGNYYVKLGLADRVTCKIVNHDIAPRVIVKKITLDGGHNPFVSQEKFDFEVKNIFHPWDEHDFKLDTNPFTWWIDNEKEIELNKAGLIKISEDEERGWTTYVKCFKLGDNPELLLNNSLFSNPFGFGFDHRPDNKTIEWVGIGETLKCIFLNVEKAEVEVIKYHDLNQNGEFDKYEEPKLPDWKFFLDKCNEDFNIINLGSYGSCEDDHNLPFNQNFGSQSNFWNHGCWGGHDYCETTDYAGEAEFDDIKPFTTYKLSEKLKKGWIQGSIKCDYRGHNGYPNGEGVATDYNEYLIRPLPGAKIKCYVGNYQDAELTIAKSNDAVDALLPGQTANFTIVVTNPAENSGNLYDVIAYDLLPQGLTYVSGSAQVNDVAAVPEPDYTTDDPAEWHLGDMSPGDVKTLTYTAIVDEDTQPGTYTNVAWTDGCEQLSLNYFNGETFVSQEYEP